A window of Phenylobacterium sp. NIBR 498073 genomic DNA:
CTTCCCGCCGGCGATGATCGCCATCCAGAAGGGGATCAGCCTGGTCTACCAGTTCTGGATCCACACCGAGGCGATCGGAAGGATGCCGCGCGGGTTCGAGGCGGTGTTCAACACCCCGTCGCACCACCGCGTCCACCATGCCCGCAATCCGCGCTACCTGGACCGTAACTACGCAGGCGTCCTGATCGTCTGGGACAAGCTGTTCGGCACCTTCCAGCCCGAGCTGGACGAGGAGCCGTGCCGCTATGGCATCGTCAAGAACCTCGGCGATTTCAATATCCTGAGGGTGGCGTTTCACGAGTGGGCGGGAATGCTGGCGGACGTCGCCCGTCATCCGCGCCATGCGCTCGGCTACTTGTTCGGTCCGCCGGGCTGGAGCCACGACGCCAGCCGACAGACCAGCCACGACCTGCGCGCCGAATGGCAGGAGCAGCAAGCCGAACCGCCGCAGTCCAAAGTGGCGTGACCACCCTGGCAGAACCGTCAGGTTGTTCGACCGTTTAGCCCTTCGCTAGAGCATTTTCCGCCGAAGTGGATACCGGTTCGGCGAAGAAAATGCGCTAAATTCAAAGAGTCTTGAGCAAAATCCGATCCAGATCGGATTTTGCTCAAGGCTGGGGCCAGGCGGACGCGAGGCGAGATGGCTCACGACACTTCCACACGGGCGGCGCTGGACGCGCCCGGCGCCGGTCTGGCGGGCGCCCTCGACCGGCGGATCTTCGGGCCCTCGCGGGTCGACTATTCGCAGCCGAAGGGCGATCCGGGCCTCTATGGACCCGACTCGGTCGCCTGGCGGGTGCACGCCAACCCCATCGCCCTGGCGATCGGCGGGGTGGCGGCGGTGATCCTCGAACTGGCCGAACCGCGGGTCCGCACCGGGGTCTGGGAGCACTCGATCTTCGCCCGCGACCCGCTGACCCGCATGCGCCGCACCGGCGAGGCGACCATGATCACCACCTACGCGGCGACCGCCGAGGCGCAGGCCCGCATCGCCATGGTCGCCCGCATGCACGAAAAGGTCCGCGGCCGCACGCCCGAGGGGATGGACTACCACGCCCTCGATCCGGACCTGGCCGACTGGGTGCACCTCACCGCCGCCTACGGCTTCCTCAACGCCTATCGGCGCTATGTCGACCCGCAGATCAGCCGCGCCGACCAGGACCGCTACTATGCCGAGGGCGGCGCCGTCGGCCGTGCGTTCGGGGCGCATCGTCCGGCGGCCTCCGCCGCGGCGGTCGCCGAGGCGATGCAGGCCATGCGGCCCAGCCTCGTGCATCACCCGATCATCGACGAGTTCCTCGGCATCGTGCGCCGCACCTCGCCGATGGGCGCGCTCGGCCGCGCCCTGCAGCCGCTGGTGGTCGAGGCCAGCATCGACCTGCTGCCGCCGGGCCTCGGCGCCCAGCTGGGCCTGACGCCCCATCCGTCGCGCCTGGCCGCGGCCAGGATCACCCTGTCGGCGCTCGGCCGCGCCGCGCGACTGGCGCCGGGGCCCATCCCGCGCCAGGCCTATGCGCGCATGGGTCGGCGGCCCTGAAGCTCTAGGGAGCGGCGAGGGCGACGCCCAGCGCCGCGAACGAGGCCATCGCCGCGGCCGCCGATCCGTCCAGGTCGATGGCCCGGCTCGCCTGTGGGATCACCACCGCCTCGAAGCCCTCGGCGATCGCGTCCTCGGCCGAGTAGCGGACGCAGAAATCCAGCGCCAGGCCGACGAAGACGCAGCGCTTGAACCCGCGCTGGCGCAGGTAGCCGGAGAGGCCGGTGGCCGTGGTCTTGTCGTTCTCGAAGAAGGCCGAATAGCTGTCGACGGCGCGATTGTACCCCTTGCGCAGGATCAGCTCGGCGTGCGGCGTGTCGAGCGCCGGATGCAGCTGCGCGCCTGGACTGCCTTGCACGCAATGGTCCGGCCACAGGGTCTGCGGCCCATAGGCGACCTCGATGACGCTGAACGGCGCGGCCCCCGGATGGTTGGACGCGAACGAAATCTGGTCGCGCGGGTGCCAGTCCTGGGTGATCACCACATGCTCGAACCGGGCCGCGATCTGGTTGATCAGCGGCATGATCTCATCGCCGCCGGCCACCGCCAGCGCCCCGCCGGGACAAAAGTCCACCTGCGGGTCGATGACGACCAGCACGTCGCCTGGCGCGGTTTGCAGTCTCTGGATGCTCATGGGGCCAGCATAGCGTCGGGCGGTCTGTCGGGACACGCCACTGCGCTGCGTCCTAGGATGGCCCCGCCATATCGGCGGACGGCGGAACGGCGGAGGCGGCTATGTCGCGAGTGCGCGTAGGGGGCTTTTCGATCTCGCTCGACGGCTTCGGCGCCGGCCCAGGCCAGAGCCTGGACCATCCCCTCGGCCGGCGCGGGGACGAATTGCACCAGTGGCTGTTCGGGACCCGCTACTTCCAGTCGATGATCGGCCAGCCGGGCGGCTCCGAGGGCGTCGACCAGGCCTATGCCGACCGCGCCATGCGCGGCTTCGGGGCCTTCATCCTGGGACGCAACATGTTCGGGCCGGTCCGCGGGCCCTGGCCGGACGAGGCCTGGACGGGCTGGTGGGGCGATGATCCGCCCTATCACGCCCCGACCTTCGTCCTCACCCACCACAGGCGCGACCCGATCGAGATGGCGGGCGGCACGACCTTCATTTTCGTCACCGACGGGATCGAGGCGGCGCTGGAGCAGGCGAGGGCGGCGGCCGGGGACCTCGACGTCAAGATCGGCGGCGGGGTCGAGACGGTGCGTCAGTACTTGTGCGCCGGTGCAATCGACGAAATGCACCTGGCCCTGTCGCCGGTCGTGCTCGGCCAGGGCGAGGCGCTGCTTGCCGGCATCGATCTGCCGGCCCTCGGCTTCCGCGTCACCGAACACCAGCCCGGCGAGCACGCCACCCACGTCGTCCTGGCGCGGTAGACGCCCCCGACCCTGACCCCGACCCGTCTTCGGGTCGGGTCCGGAATGCGCCAGACGGCGGGCTCGCGGTCGCTAACTCTGCGGCCATGACCCAATCAACGAACGAAACTCCACAACGCCATCTCGGCGCCGGGACGACGCTGTTCCTGGCGATCGCGGCCGCCGTGGCCACCTCGACAAGCTACACCGTGCAGCCCGAACTCGGCGTGATCGCCGCGGATCTGGGGGCGTCGCTGGCGTCGACCAGCGCCGCGGCGGGGCTGCCGATCGTCGGCTACCTGCTGGGACTGGCGCTGCTGGTTCCGCTGGTCGACCGGGTGCGGCCCCACGTGCTGGTTTCAGCCCAGCTCGCGGCGCTGGCCGGCGCGCTGGTCCTGGCCGCCGCGGCGACCTCGGTCTTCGTGTTCGGGGCGGGCCTGCTGCTTTCGGGGATCTGCGCGAGCACCGGCGCGCAGATGAGCACCCTGGCCGCCAAGCACGCGCCGGCCGACCGCCAGGGCATGGCTCTCGGCGTCGTCACCGCCGGCATCTCGGCGGGGATCCTGTTGGGCCGATTGATCGGCGGCGGCCTTACCGATCTGGTGGGGTGGCGCGCGATGCTGCTGCTTGTGGCCGCCGCCTGTCTGGCCTGCGCCGTGGTCGGACGCGCGGTGCTGCCGCGCGGCGCCATCCGCGCGCCTGGATCGTGGCTGTCGGGGCTGCTGTCGACGCCTTGTCTGCTGCGCGCGCGGCCGGATCTGCTGGGCGCCGCCGTGGCCGGCGGGCTCTGGTTCTTCGCCTTCAGCCTGGTCTGGGTCGGGGTCTCGCTGGCGCTCTCCCTGCCGCCGCACGGCCTGTCGCCGACGGTGGTCGGCCTCTACTCCCTGGCGGGGATCGCCGGCATGCTCGTGACCCCCACCGCGGGACGCATGGCCGACCGGTTCGGAGGTCGACCGATCGTGCTCGTGGGCCTGCTGACGGCGCTGGTCTGCACCGTGGCGA
This region includes:
- a CDS encoding sterol desaturase family protein, which encodes MSFDPVTLATPFFILAIILEVVLARMGRTRTNYEPKDTAASLVMGLGSTLAGLLTGGLVVAATLYVYQHRLFDIPMTAVWAWVAIFLLEDLTYYWFHRLSHERRFWWAAHVNHHSSQHYNLSTALRQTWTGGIAGTWALWLPLAFLGFPPAMIAIQKGISLVYQFWIHTEAIGRMPRGFEAVFNTPSHHRVHHARNPRYLDRNYAGVLIVWDKLFGTFQPELDEEPCRYGIVKNLGDFNILRVAFHEWAGMLADVARHPRHALGYLFGPPGWSHDASRQTSHDLRAEWQEQQAEPPQSKVA
- a CDS encoding oxygenase MpaB family protein, with amino-acid sequence MAHDTSTRAALDAPGAGLAGALDRRIFGPSRVDYSQPKGDPGLYGPDSVAWRVHANPIALAIGGVAAVILELAEPRVRTGVWEHSIFARDPLTRMRRTGEATMITTYAATAEAQARIAMVARMHEKVRGRTPEGMDYHALDPDLADWVHLTAAYGFLNAYRRYVDPQISRADQDRYYAEGGAVGRAFGAHRPAASAAAVAEAMQAMRPSLVHHPIIDEFLGIVRRTSPMGALGRALQPLVVEASIDLLPPGLGAQLGLTPHPSRLAAARITLSALGRAARLAPGPIPRQAYARMGRRP
- the pncA gene encoding bifunctional nicotinamidase/pyrazinamidase; the encoded protein is MSIQRLQTAPGDVLVVIDPQVDFCPGGALAVAGGDEIMPLINQIAARFEHVVITQDWHPRDQISFASNHPGAAPFSVIEVAYGPQTLWPDHCVQGSPGAQLHPALDTPHAELILRKGYNRAVDSYSAFFENDKTTATGLSGYLRQRGFKRCVFVGLALDFCVRYSAEDAIAEGFEAVVIPQASRAIDLDGSAAAAMASFAALGVALAAP
- a CDS encoding dihydrofolate reductase family protein — protein: MSRVRVGGFSISLDGFGAGPGQSLDHPLGRRGDELHQWLFGTRYFQSMIGQPGGSEGVDQAYADRAMRGFGAFILGRNMFGPVRGPWPDEAWTGWWGDDPPYHAPTFVLTHHRRDPIEMAGGTTFIFVTDGIEAALEQARAAAGDLDVKIGGGVETVRQYLCAGAIDEMHLALSPVVLGQGEALLAGIDLPALGFRVTEHQPGEHATHVVLAR
- a CDS encoding MFS transporter codes for the protein MTQSTNETPQRHLGAGTTLFLAIAAAVATSTSYTVQPELGVIAADLGASLASTSAAAGLPIVGYLLGLALLVPLVDRVRPHVLVSAQLAALAGALVLAAAATSVFVFGAGLLLSGICASTGAQMSTLAAKHAPADRQGMALGVVTAGISAGILLGRLIGGGLTDLVGWRAMLLLVAAACLACAVVGRAVLPRGAIRAPGSWLSGLLSTPCLLRARPDLLGAAVAGGLWFFAFSLVWVGVSLALSLPPHGLSPTVVGLYSLAGIAGMLVTPTAGRMADRFGGRPIVLVGLLTALVCTVAMWPALGSAPLLLAALALFDAGLFAAQVANQRRVLNMDPLRPAQMNSTYMVIYFVGGSLGAAAGGPIVSVLGWPAAVIAAALAILAALALALRQGGAGYSAARSEGRAGSLPAASSACGRVRMR